A stretch of the Archangium violaceum genome encodes the following:
- a CDS encoding ATP-dependent helicase HrpA — translation MPRLDWAGLLRRTFVLDVFASAGCGGWRQVLAYVTAPSGVLSILEHLGLPTRPATLAPAQGPPQSTWC, via the coding sequence ATGCCGCGCCTGGATTGGGCCGGGCTGCTGCGCCGGACGTTCGTTCTGGACGTCTTCGCCTCTGCCGGGTGTGGAGGCTGGCGCCAGGTGTTGGCGTACGTGACAGCACCCAGCGGGGTGCTCTCCATTCTGGAGCACCTGGGACTGCCCACGCGCCCTGCGACGCTGGCCCCGGCTCAGGGGCCACCCCAAAGCACGTGGTGCTGA
- a CDS encoding sigma-54-dependent transcriptional regulator, producing MQSPVAAPRPQASGPRILLVDDDPGVLKGLRGLLSDEGFSPVEARSAAEAVRLLDAPGQPPALMLLDLRMPGETGLELLARLPRPLPLPVVVLSGEASPAEAVQALKLGATDFVEKPPSPERLLTALRNALALSELREEQQRLREELARPGHLVGDSPAMESLRALIARVGPSDTAILITGETGTGKERVARALHLASGRKGRLVAVNCAAIPATLLESELFGHERGAFSGATTRRLGRIEQAQGGTLFLDELGDMPLELQAKLLRVLETKEVERLGGGLPIPVNVRILAATHRDLARAVREGSFRQDLYFRLNVLPLSLPPLRERPEDILPLARAFAAELAGPNVPLELAPGAEDALRAWPWPGNVRELRNFIERQNLLRGNGPLTLTPESLTGPTPLKAATPSRLVLGQKSYREHVDDFERTLIKAALEEGGSIAGAARLLQVDRGNLHRRIKALGIPAA from the coding sequence GTGCAATCCCCTGTCGCCGCTCCGCGCCCTCAGGCGTCCGGCCCGCGCATCCTCCTGGTGGATGACGACCCGGGCGTCCTCAAGGGACTGAGGGGCCTGCTGTCCGACGAGGGCTTCTCCCCCGTGGAAGCCCGCTCCGCCGCCGAGGCCGTCCGCCTGCTCGACGCGCCCGGCCAGCCACCAGCGCTGATGCTGCTGGACCTGCGCATGCCCGGAGAGACGGGACTGGAGCTGCTCGCGCGGCTGCCCCGGCCCCTTCCCCTCCCGGTGGTGGTGCTCTCCGGAGAGGCCTCGCCCGCCGAGGCCGTGCAGGCACTGAAGCTGGGCGCCACCGACTTCGTGGAGAAGCCGCCCTCGCCCGAGCGGCTGCTCACGGCGCTGCGCAACGCCCTCGCCCTGAGCGAGCTCCGGGAGGAGCAGCAGCGCCTCCGGGAGGAGCTGGCCCGCCCCGGCCACCTCGTGGGGGACAGTCCGGCCATGGAGTCATTGCGCGCGCTCATCGCACGCGTGGGCCCGAGCGACACGGCCATCCTCATCACCGGCGAGACGGGCACGGGCAAGGAGCGCGTGGCGCGGGCGCTCCACCTGGCCTCCGGGCGCAAGGGGCGACTGGTCGCGGTCAACTGCGCCGCCATCCCCGCCACGCTGCTGGAGAGCGAGCTGTTCGGCCACGAGCGTGGTGCCTTCTCGGGAGCCACCACGCGGCGGCTCGGCCGCATCGAGCAGGCGCAGGGGGGCACGCTGTTCCTCGACGAGCTCGGGGACATGCCGCTGGAGCTCCAGGCCAAGCTGTTGCGCGTGCTGGAGACGAAGGAGGTGGAGCGGCTGGGCGGAGGGCTGCCCATCCCCGTGAACGTGCGCATCCTCGCGGCCACGCACAGGGACCTCGCGCGGGCGGTGCGGGAGGGGAGCTTCCGGCAGGATCTGTACTTCCGGCTGAACGTGCTCCCCCTGTCCCTTCCGCCCCTGCGCGAGCGGCCCGAGGACATCCTCCCCCTGGCGAGGGCCTTCGCCGCGGAGCTGGCCGGGCCGAACGTCCCGCTGGAGCTCGCACCCGGAGCCGAGGATGCCCTGCGCGCCTGGCCCTGGCCCGGCAACGTGCGCGAGCTGCGCAACTTCATCGAGCGCCAGAACCTCCTGCGAGGCAATGGCCCGCTCACCCTCACCCCCGAATCCCTCACCGGCCCCACGCCCCTGAAGGCCGCGACACCTTCGCGGCTCGTGCTGGGTCAGAAGAGCTACCGCGAGCACGTGGACGACTTCGAGCGCACGCTCATCAAGGCCGCGCTGGAGGAGGGAGGAAGCATCGCCGGGGCCGCGCGGCTGCTGCAGGTGGACCGGGGTAACCTGCACCGCCGCATCAAGGCGCTCGGCATCCCCGCAGCGTGA
- a CDS encoding sensor histidine kinase, which produces MLVTGLVPLVLLGVLAWRALEDVLSVSLAPVERVLDDVSAGLAREGHSQAALDEARLNLAQAELARRALARRIPMLIAALLLVSAVGLTAAAMLLGRALTRPISTLTRGMWAYARGELTVQLPTPDPPRDELQFLLVQFNRMGRELSAQRERLKAAEQIAAWQDVARALAHELKNPLTAMRLALARLSRPDAPPDATRLGEAVSLLQEEVELLMRMTRSFSDFARLPAPRFQPVALRPLLAEVCALYQGTSPVAVELHPGPEPTLSADPDGLRRLFGNLVKNATEASPPGAAPVRLSVEALPSSVRVSIRDGGSGIAQVLEGPALTRGLFSTKPGGSGLGLPIAQKITHEHGGTLRLEPAPGGGTLALVELPLGPQPPGFALR; this is translated from the coding sequence ATGCTCGTCACGGGCCTGGTGCCACTCGTGCTGCTCGGCGTCCTCGCCTGGCGGGCGCTCGAGGACGTGCTCTCCGTGTCCCTGGCGCCCGTGGAGCGGGTGCTCGATGACGTCTCCGCCGGGCTCGCCCGCGAGGGCCACTCCCAGGCCGCGCTCGACGAGGCCCGCCTCAACCTCGCCCAGGCGGAGCTCGCCCGCCGCGCGCTCGCACGCCGAATTCCCATGCTCATCGCGGCCCTGCTGCTCGTCTCGGCCGTCGGGCTCACCGCCGCCGCCATGCTGCTCGGCCGCGCCCTCACCCGCCCCATCTCCACCCTCACCCGGGGCATGTGGGCCTACGCGCGGGGAGAGCTCACCGTCCAGCTCCCCACGCCCGACCCGCCCCGCGACGAGCTCCAGTTCCTCCTCGTCCAGTTCAACCGCATGGGCCGCGAGCTCTCCGCCCAACGCGAGCGTCTCAAGGCCGCCGAGCAGATAGCGGCCTGGCAGGACGTGGCCCGCGCGCTCGCCCACGAGCTGAAGAATCCCCTCACGGCGATGAGGCTCGCGCTGGCGCGGCTGTCACGCCCGGACGCACCGCCAGACGCCACCCGCCTGGGCGAGGCCGTCTCCCTGCTGCAGGAAGAGGTGGAGCTGCTCATGCGGATGACGCGGAGCTTCTCCGACTTCGCCCGCCTCCCCGCGCCGCGCTTCCAGCCCGTCGCCCTGCGCCCCCTGCTCGCCGAGGTGTGCGCCCTCTACCAGGGCACCTCGCCCGTCGCCGTGGAACTGCACCCCGGCCCCGAGCCCACGCTCTCCGCGGACCCGGACGGCCTGCGCCGCCTCTTCGGCAACCTCGTCAAGAACGCCACCGAGGCCTCTCCGCCCGGCGCCGCGCCCGTGCGGCTCTCCGTCGAGGCCCTCCCCTCCTCCGTCCGGGTCTCCATCCGCGACGGCGGCAGCGGCATTGCCCAGGTGCTCGAGGGCCCCGCCCTCACCCGGGGCCTGTTCAGCACCAAGCCCGGCGGCAGCGGCCTGGGGCTCCCCATCGCCCAGAAGATCACCCACGAGCACGGCGGCACGCTGCGCCTGGAGCCCGCGCCCGGGGGCGGCACGCTCGCGCTCGTGGAGCTGCCCCTGGGACCGCAACCCCCCGGGTTTGCGCTACGCTGA
- a CDS encoding STAS/SEC14 domain-containing protein: protein MGTPTPRQYEDYLEECSAALRRGEKYIAITDLSRGGIPTPEQRQRQVLWLQEYESRMRELLLGVAFIITSPLVRLSVSTVMHLKPMPVPYFITHREVDAVAWAGARLEEWGMRIAAERVRSQYGLPVRVYTVERVRSA from the coding sequence GTGGGGACCCCCACACCCCGGCAGTACGAGGACTACCTGGAGGAGTGCTCCGCCGCGCTGCGGCGTGGGGAGAAATACATCGCCATCACCGACCTCAGCCGGGGAGGCATCCCCACCCCCGAGCAGCGGCAGCGCCAGGTCCTCTGGCTCCAGGAGTACGAGTCCCGCATGCGCGAGTTGCTCCTCGGGGTGGCCTTCATCATCACCTCGCCCCTGGTGCGGCTGTCCGTGAGCACCGTCATGCACCTCAAACCCATGCCCGTGCCGTACTTCATCACCCACCGGGAGGTGGACGCGGTGGCCTGGGCGGGCGCGCGCCTCGAGGAGTGGGGAATGCGCATCGCGGCCGAGCGCGTCCGGAGCCAGTACGGGCTCCCCGTCCGGGTGTACACGGTGGAACGGGTCCGCTCCGCCTGA